In the genome of Candoia aspera isolate rCanAsp1 chromosome 4, rCanAsp1.hap2, whole genome shotgun sequence, the window CGAAACGGCTCCCAAGCAAAGCCGAAGGTGGCACCCGGGAGGCCTCTTCCGGAGAAATGGCGCAGGGAGccgccggaggaggaggaggaggaagacggcCGCTGGGAGAGGACCACCCTGCCCTGCGTCCTCAGCCAGTACGACCTTCCCGACGTCTATGCTTGCGGGGAGACGGGCATGCTCTTTAGAGCCACCCCAGAAGACCTGGCGCCACAGAGGAGCAAAGGAGCCCGGGACCAGCTCACTGTCTTGCTCTGCACCAACATGGACGGCTCGGATAAAAGAGACGTGCTGGTCGTGGGCCAGGCAGCTGGGTTGTTGGGCCTCCCAGCAGGCGGCCTCCGGGAGTTGCCTTCTGCGACCTACAGGGCTAACGGCAAGGCCTGGATGACCGCCACCATCTTCACCCACTGGCTCCGGAAATTTAACGAAgagatgaaggagaaggagaggcggGTGGTGCTCTTCCTGACGCAGTGCAGCGTGCATCCCTACGCCGAGCTGTCCCACGTCCAGATGGTCTTCATGCCCCCTCACCTTCCCTGGCTGCGCCCCTTGGAGCAGGGGGTAGTCCAGAATTTTAAGTGTCACTACCGGCGGAGGATGCTGACCCATCTCCTGGTCAGGTGCAGCAGCAGGGGCTGCAGCCCAGCCAGCCAGCTCTCCAGGTACCTGACGCTTTTGGATGCCGTCCATCTGGTCGTCCACGCTTGGTCCGAGGTGTGTCCACAAACCATAGCGAACGCTTTCAAGGCTGCGGGCTTCAGTGCGAATCCCCGCATCCTGGCCCCTCCGCTGGAGGTGGTCCAGGCCCTGGGCTGCAAGGATCGGGACCAGTTTGAGCAGTTCGTTCTGATGGACGAGGGGCTGCAGTGCTTTGGGGACCAGGAGGGGGCCAGGGCGACGGAGGCCCCCCAGCGCCAAGGACCCGGCTCCTTGCGAGCAGAAggcgaggaagaggaggaggaaccaCTTTTGCTGCCCTGCCCCTCGAAGGCCGAGGTCGTGGAGAGCCTGGCGAAGCTGAGGCGCTACCTGGAGTGCCGCTCAGTGCTGCCAGCCACGTTCCACTCCTTCTACCAGTTGGAGGACTTGATCCACGCCATCGCCCTGTCTGACGTGCAGCTAGTAAAAGCCAAAGCCTGCAAAGACTGACTTCCAGGGTCGCCCATATACGAACAGAGGACTCTTGGTCCCGAAATGGGAGCCCAGGAACCCACAGGGGCATCTTAGGCTTCATAAAACCCTGTACAGTCACCAAATAGTTTGGGGGAGTAGTGCTGAGAGAGGGTGCCGCAGTCTTCCTCCTGAGGACTAGCAGCATGCAGGGAAGGACAGCAGAGTAGCAGGCTTCTAgtgagaaaagaggaagagaactgATCAGTGGACTTCCTGCCAACCCTGCTGCTTGCAGAGAGCCTCTGGAGGAGTTGGGGGGCTTCCTTCGGGCCCCTGGACTGGCCCGTGCTTACATACCAGGGCCCAGTTTGGTGTGTGTGCCCCATCATGGCTTTTAGGACATGGTTTGGTGTGTGCAAACCTATCCGGTTGCGACTTACTTGTGGCCAAAACTACAGGTTAGCCAACATGTAGATCTAGCCCCGATTAACATTTATGGATAACGGAAAGGCAGGGGGATTCGTGGGAGGAGGGGCAAACCATTCCCCACACAACTTGGCATCACTGTGCAAACGGTGTGAGTTGCCCCAGTGCCACCGATGCAAGTTACAGAGGTTGCCTCCCTCGTGTGAGGACATCATGGCCTTGTCCTGACTTGTGCTGGGCACCTAGTAGGTTGGTAGGGAGCCTGGCATTGCTCCCCACGCCTGCACTGTGGACCTCTCCCTGGGCAGAAGCAGTGGCGCTGAAGGAAGCGGGTAATTCAGGGAAGGCCGTTGCAGCGTTTTATCTTGACCTCCTGTGGTGCTGGGGGAACCGCACGGAAGGGCTTGATAGTTGGGGAAATGGGATACCAGCGCAGCAGCGGCTGAACGGCGGTTCCTGTCCCGGCATCCTGAGGGACGTGGCGGCCAGGGTTCGGACTCTCCCCAAGAGGAGCCCACCGCGGGGACAGGGCGACAGAGGCCACTTGGTGCCAGGAGGGCAGAAGGCAAAGCTGCACAGCTGCCCGTGGAGCTTTTGCGGGGTGCGAGGTGGCCGTCCACCCCTGGCCCCGCCTGGCCATCAACATTCCCTGACAGAGCTGGCCCAGCAGACCGCAGCTGAAATAAGCCAGAAGCTGCGTTTGGGCGATGGCAGCGCTGAGCCATCTTAAGCGTACAGAACAGCTTTTGACTTTTCCAGAAATGGTGGGATTTTTGAGAATAAGAGGGCGGGTGTGGAAGGAGCTCCTTAGAGCCCGTGGGCCCGTTTGGCCTGGAAGTCCTGAACGAATCCAGCTTCAAGGATGCAAATGCCAGAACGCCAATAAAGTGTTAAAAAGCCGATTGCTGTAgagtgtgtgcgtgcgtgcgtgtgcgtCCGTGCGTTGCTTTTAACACACACAAGCGCAGGCACATTCTGCATCCCAGTGATAATCACATGACTTCTTTTGCCCTCTCAGGTTTGCTTAATCCTCCTTCCCAGGAAAGcggttaaaaaacaaaaggtcTGTCTGGAGGACTGAGGTTGCAGCCTGTTGCAGAGCAGTGGTGCTTGGTCTCTTTGGAGAGATGCGGGAACGTACATCAGCCTTTCCTGCCTCAGCGCTCTTCCGATGTGTTGGACATCCCTACCCATCGCCCCATTCTGGCTGGGAAGCATGGGAACCAGAGTCTAACACAGTTGAGAAGCGCTGGTCTAGCCCATCAGCTGGGTTCCAGGAGAGAGAGGTCAGACGGAGGAAGACTTGCCCCTCATGAATGGAACGGAACTGGCAGAGGGAAAGGTTCTCCCTTGGCCGGTAGCAGGGGTTTAGCTTCGCTTTTTAAGTCAAAGGTTAAGAAGCCGCCCCCGTCAGAGCTTGGCTTCCTGGCTTCACGGAGCCTCTGGCGAGAGAATGCGGATGGGCCGATGCTGCTCGGGGGGGGGCTGGACGTTTGACCCGACAGGCAGCCCTGGAGAAGTGCTGTCTTCGGACAAGGCTGGGCTTTAGGAAGACAGTTTCTAAAGGTAGTTCCCATGCACACACAGAGCGTTGATGGGGTCAGTTTTCAGAGAAAAGGAACATTTATTTTGCAAAGCATCCTTTCCCCCATCATTTTCTTTGCTTTGCCAAGTTTCTGTTAATTACCCTGAAATCGTTAGGAATCAAGTCTGCCTTTCAACACAGCCTTCCGGAAATCCTAGTCTGTCATACTCGCCTCGCCACCGGTGGCCTAACTCCCTGCTTGTATGCCTGCTCCTCTCACAGGCCTCCTGCTGCGTGAAAACAGCCGTCATGGGTCCTAACCGTGGTGTATGGCTCTGCAAGAGAGGGCAGCTGGGAGGACCTGGGGGGTCCCAAaggcagggaggcaggcaggTCCTGCTTCCCGCCTTCCCACCTGAGGCGCAGCGGCTTTCCTGAGACAGCTGCGAGGAGCGGGGGTCTTTCCCCGGCTGTGGAGAAGGGCGGGGGGGGACTGCTCAGTGGCAGCTGCTACCCGGGGGGGGGCGGCTTTGGAAACTAGGGACAGCTGTGAGCTTCTGAATTCTGAGTGGCACACTGTTCCCACCTTGGTAACACCAGTGAAACAGACAACGAAGTGCAAAAAGTATGTAAATTCATTAAGTCATGGATAgataaataggtaggtaggtagacggACAGACAGTCTGCAAGGACACCAACCAGAATTTAAAACAGGGACCAAACATGCATTCAGCCCTCTTGACTGCTTTGCCAAACACCCCAGCTGCTGAAGGAGCGCACTAGAAACCTGGAGCTGAGAGgtcagaatacaggtagtcctcacttaacaaccattcatttagtgatggttcagacttacgatggtgctggaaaaaagacttacgacctgtccttacacttacaaccatcacagcatccccatggtcatgtgatcacacttTGGAcattggcaaccggtttgcatttacgaccatcacagtgtcctgtggtcacatgattgccatttttgaccttcctggtgggcttctggcaagcaaaatcagtagggaaccacatgatttgcttaatgaccactgcaaaaaaggtcgtaaaattgggttggattcgcttaatgaccgcttcgcttagcaaccaaaatccccatcccaattgtggtcattaagcaaggactacctgtactcaaaaTGCTTAGGTGCTACACAGATGATGTTGGCAGCATGCAGCAGGCCTCGTGCGAGAGGAAGGGCAACGGACGACAGAAACTCCCTTGGGAATTCTGCAGAATGgcgctgtcatgttcaccattccaatgttaccgttacatcgtaacgtttcgcatgtcatttggctgatgcatgtttcgtctgggagggaaggaggattccatctcgtgggattgttatatgttggcagctggattggaatgtgtttgggttatctcgtgtgttcaaggttcctttcccaggacatcagcagaaacggttaccagcacctgggggggggagtttgcaacggcagggcgaggggagggattacgtttgagccgaggatttttagtttgtatttggcgtgcttttgctcattctcagctttctctgtatttgcatactattctttaataaatcagatatcattaagttcctgcttgtgagtctgagtctattagggtaggcaatccttacaggcgCCTGATGCTTTATATACAAAGCAACCCGGAAGCTTCTCGAATGCCCTTTGCTGGAGGATGTCATCATTCTCAGCTCGGTTTTCTTATGATGATTATGATCTGGAATATCTACCTAATTACACTTCAGCAAGGATTTCAAACCCCACCTGGTAGACCCCCAATTTCTTTGGCTGGGTTAGGGTTACTCCAGGAATCTGTTGTGAGtgcggatggtgagcaggagggggcccctctccagggggaaaacgcatgcatagtttagaggcttggAACCTTCCtgcgaagaaactcagagcagacccgccttgagcgGGGGGGttatctgtgaaggtttcccatgGCCGTTCAggttggcaggattttctgtctcctAGAGAAGGGCAATAAACACTGGAGACCCAAGAtgccatctcagcatggttcttcgctctaagataggacagaaTCGTTCTTACTGAAAAGGTGATTGTGGAAAACAGTGGCCGCGAATACCAACATAACATCTCTCCTGGCGAccctattttaaaatatgagatgGTTAGATTATGTAAACCAACCTTCCCCAGTCTGGGACCTCCAGATATGTCAAACTACATATCCCATCATCCCTGCCC includes:
- the TIGD3 gene encoding tigger transposable element-derived protein 3, whose amino-acid sequence is MHLNRLEAAITGLPRRSGVNGLHQAVQKPSGAEPLQLSSGAASEEVLLLDCRAGPAIRTCRAQLGEMPHWCLECGKNFGQKAELEMHQSKHSGQSSYICSDCGRTFVEHMALAAGQGACAAGNALSPAGGRRKGLPLPSEAVVPRKERKELSLHEKVRVLEMLEGPKVSQSELAKRFGVSQPQICRIIKNKERILAEWGKNANPGRKRRLEEKGPTSDRALLQWFERSCRHPFPSEGRPWQEKAGLGGEPSPESSLLWRNGSQAKPKVAPGRPLPEKWRREPPEEEEEEDGRWERTTLPCVLSQYDLPDVYACGETGMLFRATPEDLAPQRSKGARDQLTVLLCTNMDGSDKRDVLVVGQAAGLLGLPAGGLRELPSATYRANGKAWMTATIFTHWLRKFNEEMKEKERRVVLFLTQCSVHPYAELSHVQMVFMPPHLPWLRPLEQGVVQNFKCHYRRRMLTHLLVRCSSRGCSPASQLSRYLTLLDAVHLVVHAWSEVCPQTIANAFKAAGFSANPRILAPPLEVVQALGCKDRDQFEQFVLMDEGLQCFGDQEGARATEAPQRQGPGSLRAEGEEEEEEPLLLPCPSKAEVVESLAKLRRYLECRSVLPATFHSFYQLEDLIHAIALSDVQLVKAKACKD